Proteins encoded by one window of Chondromyces crocatus:
- a CDS encoding transglycosylase SLT domain-containing protein, translating into MRTALTAALLGLLALGATASGCAEQRAAGPPPAQSTANVPMTAPSAGPQGTPPLLAAAVALTPPASRAPTPSWVDAMRLDRFAEAAEQLDTLPEADRARPEVRYARARVALALDDPELAVSLLHALEAELPLLAADIARHRAEAAFEAGPHAEAAAYFASSKSPRDLPRAAEAYARAGDIPQALAFANRAVAAAQRSKNKNDEAVARLARAHVFRLAAAPRPQKPRGTGPILTAPAAARVTRTVPRIEPLPSSPVGAMASAGAATSAEATSTSAGATAGSAPTAAPWAPWAPTAATPRPPRPHAATAKLPAPPAALADLRWIARSAPTTPSGQEARETLALLGTPLTPAERLDIADALLAGGRPAEAVVELTKLGPSATLTRPDLQHRRATALYRARDNAAAARAFLEAAASPTPRQPEQLYYAARSFLRQDQKNDAITRLREVVAKFPRTSWADDASYLLGQIYLQTGRYAEAAKQYTQFLGRAPRSNRRHDAEHDLALALISSGDPAGARTRLATLAKNARRVDDTARLKELEGLAALRAGDRAGAIQLWSDVMRSYPLSWGALTARARLVAAGAEPPPLLAPPTTTPPAPLAIQLPPTAALLTSVGLDADAERWVADNERTVSAPYGARSGEALCSLYGELTRAKRRYRVGVNAVAYDTLKRAPSDAERWAWECLYPQPYLPIVNTLEDEQGVPRALIYALMRQESAFDPVVVSPVSAVGLMQLMPTTAARAASEMELPFEPRSLERPEINLRLGTYYIAKLLRMFDGSLPLAAAAYNAGPQAVASWLADGVEQDTDLWVARIPFGETRHYVSRVLANLARYQWLAGGDAAVPLAPLTIPTGIRAPSDAY; encoded by the coding sequence ATGCGAACGGCGCTCACCGCAGCTCTCCTGGGTCTCCTCGCGCTGGGCGCCACCGCCTCCGGATGTGCCGAGCAGCGCGCTGCGGGTCCTCCGCCGGCCCAGAGCACCGCCAACGTACCCATGACGGCTCCCTCCGCGGGACCGCAGGGCACGCCGCCTCTGCTCGCCGCTGCCGTGGCCCTCACGCCTCCTGCCTCCCGCGCACCGACCCCTTCCTGGGTCGACGCCATGCGCCTCGACCGCTTCGCGGAGGCCGCCGAGCAGCTCGACACGCTCCCCGAAGCCGATCGCGCGCGTCCCGAAGTCCGCTACGCCCGCGCTCGCGTCGCCCTCGCGCTCGACGACCCCGAGCTGGCCGTCTCCCTGCTCCACGCCCTCGAGGCCGAACTGCCCTTGCTCGCCGCGGACATCGCCCGCCACCGCGCCGAGGCCGCATTCGAAGCAGGCCCTCACGCCGAGGCCGCGGCGTACTTCGCCAGCTCGAAATCTCCTCGCGACCTCCCCCGCGCCGCCGAGGCCTACGCCCGCGCTGGCGACATCCCCCAGGCGCTCGCCTTCGCCAACCGTGCCGTCGCCGCGGCCCAGCGCAGCAAGAACAAGAACGACGAAGCCGTCGCCCGCCTCGCGCGTGCCCATGTCTTCCGCCTGGCCGCCGCGCCGCGCCCCCAGAAGCCGCGCGGCACCGGCCCGATCCTCACCGCGCCCGCCGCAGCGCGCGTCACCCGGACCGTCCCGCGCATCGAGCCCCTCCCTTCCAGCCCCGTCGGAGCCATGGCCTCCGCGGGAGCCGCGACGTCGGCTGAAGCGACCTCAACGTCGGCGGGAGCGACCGCTGGCTCGGCGCCCACCGCGGCCCCCTGGGCCCCCTGGGCGCCCACCGCGGCCACCCCTCGACCCCCCAGACCCCATGCCGCCACGGCCAAGCTGCCTGCGCCCCCTGCGGCTCTCGCCGATCTCCGCTGGATCGCACGCAGCGCTCCCACGACGCCCTCGGGCCAGGAAGCCCGCGAGACCCTCGCCCTCCTCGGCACGCCCCTCACCCCTGCCGAGCGGCTCGACATCGCCGACGCCCTGCTCGCCGGCGGCCGCCCTGCCGAAGCCGTCGTCGAGCTGACCAAGCTCGGCCCCTCGGCCACCCTGACCCGACCCGATCTCCAGCACCGCCGCGCCACCGCCCTCTACCGGGCCCGCGACAATGCCGCCGCCGCTCGGGCTTTCCTCGAAGCCGCCGCCTCCCCGACCCCGCGCCAGCCCGAGCAGCTCTACTACGCCGCCCGCTCCTTCCTCCGGCAGGATCAGAAGAACGACGCCATCACGCGCCTCCGCGAGGTCGTTGCCAAGTTCCCCCGCACCTCCTGGGCCGACGACGCCAGCTACCTCCTCGGCCAGATCTACCTCCAGACCGGCCGCTACGCCGAAGCCGCCAAGCAGTACACCCAGTTCCTCGGCCGTGCCCCGCGCAGCAACCGCCGCCACGACGCCGAGCACGACCTCGCCCTCGCCCTCATCTCCTCCGGCGATCCTGCTGGCGCCCGCACACGCCTCGCGACCCTTGCCAAGAACGCCCGCCGCGTCGACGACACCGCGCGCCTCAAGGAACTCGAAGGCCTCGCTGCCCTTCGCGCCGGCGATCGCGCGGGCGCCATCCAGCTCTGGAGCGACGTCATGCGCTCCTACCCCCTCTCCTGGGGCGCCCTCACCGCGCGCGCCCGCCTCGTTGCCGCGGGGGCCGAGCCTCCTCCGCTCCTCGCCCCGCCGACCACGACCCCGCCTGCGCCCCTCGCCATCCAGCTCCCGCCCACCGCGGCCCTCCTCACGTCCGTGGGCCTCGACGCCGACGCCGAGCGCTGGGTCGCCGACAACGAGCGCACCGTCTCCGCCCCGTACGGCGCCCGCTCCGGCGAAGCCCTCTGCTCCCTCTACGGCGAGCTCACCCGCGCCAAGCGCCGCTACCGTGTCGGCGTCAACGCCGTCGCTTACGACACCCTGAAGCGCGCCCCCTCCGACGCCGAGCGCTGGGCCTGGGAGTGCCTCTACCCCCAGCCGTACCTCCCCATCGTCAACACCCTCGAAGACGAGCAAGGCGTCCCCCGCGCCTTGATCTACGCCCTCATGCGCCAGGAAAGCGCCTTCGATCCCGTCGTCGTCTCCCCGGTCAGCGCCGTCGGCCTCATGCAGCTCATGCCCACCACCGCCGCCCGCGCAGCCAGCGAGATGGAGCTGCCCTTCGAGCCCAGGAGCCTCGAGCGCCCCGAGATCAACCTCCGCCTCGGCACCTATTACATCGCCAAGCTCCTGCGCATGTTCGACGGCAGCCTCCCCCTTGCCGCCGCCGCGTACAACGCCGGCCCGCAGGCCGTCGCGAGCTGGCTCGCCGACGGCGTCGAGCAGGACACCGACCTCTGGGTCGCTCGCATCCCCTTCGGCGAGACCCGCCATTACGTCAGCCGCGTCCTTGCCAACCTCGCCCGCTACCAGTGGCTCGCTGGCGGCGACGCCGCCGTCCCCCTCGCCCCGCTCACCATCCCCACCGGCATCCGCGCCCCTTCCGACGCCTACTGA
- a CDS encoding IS5 family transposase (programmed frameshift), with product MAVRRQLNDQQWLRIESFLASERGRGRPALDDRLFVDAVLWILRTGAPWRDLPTEFGPWQTVFNRFDRWSKTGKWQRLFKVLQTDIDDEWISIDSTIVRAHQHGGGKRGSQGQCIGRSRGGLSTKVHLTVDALGLPLDFIITEGQRHDIIAAPELIARSAPRCLLADKAYDTNDIRAQLDALGAIAVIPSKVNRKPQIPHDQHLYKERAAVECTFNLLKGARRLATRYEKTVRNYAAIVTLACVLCWLRI from the exons ATGGCAGTTCGACGGCAACTCAACGATCAGCAGTGGTTACGCATCGAGAGCTTCTTGGCGAGTGAGCGGGGTAGAGGGCGACCCGCACTCGACGACCGTCTCTTCGTGGATGCCGTTCTTTGGATCCTCCGCACGGGGGCCCCGTGGCGGGACCTGCCAACGGAATTCGGTCCCTGGCAAACCGTGTTCAACCGCTTCGACCGCTGGTCCAAAACCGGCAAGTGGCAACGGTTGTTCAAGGTGCTGCAGACAGACATCGACGACGAGTGGATCAGCATCGACTCGACGATCGTTCGCGCCCATCAGCAC GGCGGGGGCAAAAGGGGGAGCCAGGGTCAGTGCATTGGGCGCTCTCGCGGAGGTCTGTCAACGAAGGTGCATTTGACCGTCGATGCCTTGGGTCTACCGCTGGACTTCATCATTACCGAAGGTCAACGTCACGACATCATCGCGGCTCCTGAACTCATCGCGCGCAGTGCGCCCCGCTGTCTCCTCGCGGACAAGGCCTACGACACCAACGACATTCGAGCCCAGCTGGACGCCCTGGGGGCCATCGCGGTCATCCCATCCAAGGTCAACCGCAAGCCACAGATCCCCCACGATCAGCACCTCTACAAGGAGCGTGCTGCCGTCGAGTGTACGTTCAACCTACTCAAGGGGGCGCGCCGACTCGCAACAAGGTACGAGAAGACGGTTCGCAACTACGCCGCGATAGTGACGCTGGCCTGCGTTCTCTGCTGGCTGCGAATTTAG